Sequence from the Colletotrichum higginsianum IMI 349063 chromosome 6, whole genome shotgun sequence genome:
GATTAAGTAAGAAACCCATTATGTCTCCCTTAAATCTTCTAGTAATGACTCCAACAAGCTGATTTGTGACCTCGAACTTTCAGCTTTTCCTCTTAGAAGCATCAGCATCACGGCCTCGCCAGAACTCCGATTGGATGCAGGCAAGGAAGATGGAACATGTGGCAGTTCTGGTTGCAGCACCATCGCTGCCTTTGACACGATCTCTTGACCTGGCCCTTTCGGGCATCTACTGCGGCATTTCGGTCTCTGCTAAGGTGGACGAGCTCGAGTGCATGAGATTGTGTCTCGTCAACGGAGCCGAGGGCCCGAATACGGATCAGTTGATGGTCGCGGTTGTCCAGAGAGGCTAGtccgagatcctcgacatGATAGCCAAAGCACTCTAAAGCGCCGCTTGTCAATCATGACAAAGGGGTGGCGATTCGGTACGCGATTGAGACGGGACAGCTGGATGTTCTAGACATGCTGTTAGCCTTGCGCCCTTCTGAGCCCACAATGTCCGCGCTGTTCAACACTGCCATGGCTGTTGAGAGCTCTGAGCTCAGACTCGACACAGTGTCTCGTCTTTTGGCGTCCAGGACTCCGGGTCCTGACATTTCTAAAGCACTCGTGGCGGCAGTCCAGTGTCTCGTAGACAGCGGGGAACATCCCGAACCCACACGATGACACTCTCTGTTTCGTATCTTGGTTGCATCTCCGTTGGCAGACGTAGATTTTGACGATGGGAACACGCCTTACAGCTCGCGACAAAAGTCGTCTCAGACGACATGATGGCCCTCCTGTTCGAAAAGCGACCCGCCAGGAAGAGCTTGCTAGCCGCCCTCCACGTTGCGCTGAGCCTCGTCGAAGAACACATACGCCTCCGACGTACAAAAGTGCTCATGGCCAGCGGGCCCAGCGGTGAAGCTGTCGACCGAAGCCTCATTCACGTCATCCGGAGCTGCCTCATCAATAGAGAGTTGGTTGATACTCTTCTATTCGGTGCCTCGGTCTATTATCGCCAGGGAGAGGTGTTCACTCATGTGATCAGCTCCCTAGATATGGATGTGCTGCTTCGACTGCTACAAGCCAAGAGCCCCGGTCAAGCGGCATTCACCACCGCATGGCAAGCTGTATTTTCTCTCGACAGTCCGTAGCGGCACGCGTCCGTCAACGCCCTTTTGACCGTCCTGGCGCCTGCAGATCTGGGTTCAGGCCTTCCTCAAGGTCTGCCAAGAGGATCAGCTAGACCTGGGCCTCATCTCTACACTTCTCGAAGCCGGGGCTCCTGTGGAGCATTCAGCAGGTACATGCTTCCTCCATGCAGCATCGACGTTCCAGCTACCTCTCCTGAAGATGCTCGGCAGTAAAGTCGTTGATGAGACGCTTTTCTCGTCTGCCTTCTCTTCTGCTGTAGATAGGagcgaagaggaggggacCGAGCCACACCACATTCCGACCCTCCAGTATCTTCTTCGCAACGGGGCTAAAAGCAGAGTGGTCTTTGAGACTGTTCAtgccgctgctgcccccTGTAAGCTCCCAGCGTTACAGATGCTGGCTGAAACTACTGGGGTTGACGAGACGCTCTTCACCTTCGTTTTTGACCAAGTAATTCGACGGGAAGACGTTTGGCACACTACAGATCACGTCCGGGTAGTAGAGCTGCTGCCTGAACACGGTGCGACCGGCGAGCCTGTGGCTGCATTGCTTttgatggcctcgacggccacaTTGAAAGACGATGCTCCCAGTTTGCCGGTTGACGTCCTACTTGGAGGGAAACGCGAACGTCAACTACAGGGGCGGCGCAGTCGTccagatggcggcggcgtatGAACGTGCTCCCCTCCTTGAAAAGGTACTGCGTGCTGGTGCTACCCGTGAGACGCGGCCTCACGAGCCTTTGTCATAGCCATGCAAGCTGGTCACAGCGAGCCACTTttgttggcgatgatggtcGTTCTCATGGATCCCGGCAGTGCCGTTCCCGACGTCAACTCCAGGCTCTTCCAGATATGCTAGACATGGGTCCGCCGATTCATGTGTGCTTGCAAGGTTACCCTGCCTCTACAACTCTGGCATCTCGGCTCCTTGATATCGGATGCGACTTGGAGGCCACTGCCGACTGCAAGGTATACCCTGACGAGCCAAGACGAAGGAACACCACGGTAGACATGAGTGATGGCGGTAGTCGGGGTCTCGAGGAAGATGGCAAGGAAAATGTCGCGAGTAGTGGGATGCCACACAGGGGAGACGCGAGCTGCAACAGCGCCGGCGTCGGAGACTCCTCGGAGCCCGTCATACTGCTTATGTGGGCTGTGTCATGTAATCGGGCAAGCTGGTAACCCCCGACGTTGTTCAAGTTCCCGTCACGAGACTGAGCTGAATGAAAGTGTTGCGCGCTGTTGTTACTGCGGCCAGGAAAGGGTAGGTGGGGTAGAtagatgttgttgatggacCAAGCTGACGAATGGAAGCGCCCCGGCGCCGACTCCGGACCTGGACCCACCTTGTTGGTCTTTGCTCTGGAAATCGGGGCGGCCACCGCTGAGGTGTCTCGGGCAGAAATTCTCTCCATCCGGGACTAGTCGGCCGGAAGAGTGTCGATTGAATCCTCCATTCCAGGCACACAGTCTCGACGACCACCCTTAAATTCCAACCAGGCAGTTGCTCCGGTGAAGATGACCACTTCGACATTCCAGTCCAGACGCATGGCGCGTTTTTCAAGACATGGTCGACAAAACCCAAACATCGCAGCTGCTCCGCgatttttcttttcttccatcGCAAACCATGATTCAACCCTCCTCGGGAGCTTGACGTTAGGCCTGCAGGTCAAGAGCACTTAGCAAGTTCTCTTCATTTGGACAGGTCGCGCATTTCTCTCGACGTCCAAGTTGGACAGCCGGCGCCCTTTCCAGCCCCCATCGTACCTCAGCAGTCCATTAAGGGCGCTTACAATGTCAATCCAAACTCTCCCCGACGAAATTTGGCTCCAGATCGCCGAGCACCTGGACTCGACCCCAAGCATCGCCGCTCTCTGCCGAGTCAACAGTCGGCTCTGCGGCATCCTGCAGAGGGAACTTTTCTGCGACGCCATCGAACGAGATCTTCCCGAGATCACGACTACAGCTGCAGCCAATGGACAGCTTGCGGTGCTGAAGGCTGCCGCTGCCTTTGGCGCCGACCTGGGGCGTGTGCGCCCCGTCGAGCCGTCTATCGAATTACTGGCCAGCTTCGAACAATTCGGCATTGACTCGTTTTACTCGACGACGTGTTGGGGTACACCTCTGCATATTGCGGCTAGAAACGGCCACATGCATGTGGTGAAGTGGTTGATCGAGCAAGGGGTCAATATTGATGCTCCGGCGCGATACCTTTGCCATTGCGTTTCGAATCAGCAGAGCTCGCAATGGACCATGACCAAGAAAATCTTCAGCCGGCGGATTGCCTGGACGCCGTTGCACCATGCTCTTTGTGGAGGGAATAGTGAGATTGCGCGGTATCTCATCTCAAGCGGCGCTTCGTATTCCATGATGGTCCCGGCTTCATCGCCTTCCTGGCCGGACTTGGACTttgatgttgatgacgatgatgaagacAAAGAGCCGGAGGAGACGTTCCCCGTTTACTGTGCGCCTCCACAAGTTCGCGAACAAAAGCAGAAGCCCCCAGCGAGATGGACCACGGGGATTGTGCGTTTCTTCCGTCGATTTGTTGGCAGTTCCACTGCTAGCACCCAATGCGCCAGCTGAGAGAGGGTTTTGTGCCGAATTATGAGTTCGGATCAGATCTTAACCCATCAGGAGCAAAAGAGAGATAGAACTAGTCATTGCAAGTGGTGCAGGATCAATTGTTAAATTAATACATCATTAGACTAGTTGATGAAATTTAAGTTGCCTTGAAAGTCGCTCGAAGTTTAACAGGGACTGTCTAATCCTTACAACATATCAGGTAACAGGTCATACCACGACGAAGAACCCAGTTTCCAATCCAACCTCATCCAGCGTGACGCTCCAATCTGTCTTAAGGTAGGTAGTCTAGAGGCAGCTCTAGCTCGGACGCGCATCTTAACAACGTGCTTAGCATTACCAATAGGTTGATTACGTCTCTGTACTCGTTCCTGGCCGTGAAAATCCAGCCTTGGACCCAGTCCCGCGCGATATGAACAGTAGGTTGCAACAGATCGTGGATAAACTCATGTCAAGCACCAGAAAGGTCATCACTGATGCCAGTCTGTGCCCGGTGGAAGTCCTCGAGAAGTCGCAATTTCATTAGCTACACCGTTAAAGATAGCCTTAGATAGTTGAGTCAGCAAGGTAAATTTCGGCAATAATGGGCTACGTTTTCGTTTCATTTACGTCTTAGCATATCCGAGAGCTGTATGTATCATCTTTGAGTAGTAGAACTTACGTTGCAAAGACGCACGACAAAGGTCTTGTAGAAGCAAATGTTTCGCATGGCCGTATTCTTGTTCTTTTCCTTCACCCAAGCCACGCTTCATCGTTGACCTTTAGTTGTTCTGTGCCCAAAACTGTTGCCACTAAAATTAGCTCCTATCACAGGCGAAAACAAACAGCGGCAGGTCTAACAAAATTACTTACAGCAGATTTAGCCATGTTGAGACCTCCGTGGGGTGATAACCATGTGCTGATTGTTTGTCTGGCTACCGATGGCGTTGAAAATCCTTTGAAGGGGATTGTCTGTTTAGAATGCCCGCCACCCGGCATCTAGGATAGCATATAGTACTATAATGCCCTTGGAGAGTATAGCGAATGAGACTGTCGCTGATGCAACCGCTTCTTATTAGACGCTTAGAAGGCAGGGCCGTGTGTAAAGAATCAAGAGATAGTGTTCAATTCAATGATGTGTCCGACTTCACCATACATAGAATTACTGTCAGCTTGGATGAAGGCCCTCCTAGTAAGCTTTTGTTGTAATAGGTGCAACCTGCCCCTATAAGCTGCAATTGCTGCACTGCAATTATAGGTCTACTTTTGCACCCTTATTGCAGTTATAAGCCTAGCTCTATGCAACCCTAACTCTATACTTAAGTAGTTAAAGGTGTAGTAAAGGCATCTAGCAGAGAAACCTAGACTCGTATAGTTTAAAATAGGCAGAGGCTACCTAGATTTCAGTAATATGTACCTAATTAGAAGGTTTAAAGTGCTATCAGACGCCTAATTAGTTAGCTATTTAGGGGGGTGTATTGAAATAGCTGTAACCTACCTCTATAAGCTGCTATTGCTGCACTGCAATTGTAGGTCTACTTTTGCACTCTTATTACAGTTTTAGAGGCAGTAGTTAAGACCTACAGTAGACGCCTATCTAGCTCTTTTGATAGTTAATAATGCGTAGATTAATATTAAAGTAGTCTAACTAAGGATATAAGTAAAGGTTTTCTAGATTAGATGATTTGCATACTAGAAGCTATGTGTAGTAGGATATAGTACTGAAAGGTGTTAGCTGAATTAATCATCACTGTCGACATATTAATGTACAAACCGGCTCGCTCTCGATCTCAATCGCAGTGCCATCTGAAAACGTAATCGTAGTTATAGTTCCTCTTCTCACCTGGACGGGATCCTGCCATCAAAGACAactcatcatcgtcgccagcAAAACCTAATAGTGTGCGTCATCAATGGCAACATTCGCCACCTCAAGTGCGCACCAGTCACCCCCTCCAGGGCAACAAGCATAGGTGTCGCCTTGACAGCCATACTCAACTTTGCCTCCAACCTAATCATTAAGGTAGCCCATGTGGCAGGTGATCTGAAAGGCTGATTGATTGTATCCGTAATAGATTATTGCCTCTTTGTCAACGATCCATTCTTTTGAGGTTGTCCTAGTTATGGTTACTGTAGCGTTTGGGGACAAGAGCGTCCCAGATCTCTTTCTAATTAAGGGTTGCCGTCCCCAGCAGAAGAGAGTAGAGCAGATTTTTGATCTCGTCCTGTTGGTAGTTACCCCATCTCTCCTAGCGATTCTGCAGCAGATTTCTGGACGGATCAACGCCTCTGTGACTTCCGCCGTGGGGGTGAAGATGGTGATGACTCGAACTGGATCCTGAGCCAGACGAATGCGTTTGGGCATGAACAACACTCCTCTTAGCCTTTGACTCAGTTTTAGAGTCTGGCTTGGAAGTGTTGCTCCCTGGCATGATGTCTCCGGAGAGTAGAGCAGCCTGAAGCCCACGCCGTTCTCTAAGCGAACGGGGCTCTCCAAGAAGGATTCGTGCGTATCACGCAGCACCTTGTCTTGTGAGGACTCTCTCTCCTTAATGGTCGAATGGTTGGAGATGCAGCACTTGGCTTTCGCGCCGCGCTGGTAGAGAAGCTTACTATCCTGGTTCCAGTTGTGCTATCCATGGCAACCCGGACGCAGTCGCTCGGGCACCCACTGCAGCAGTTATACTCGTCGTCCTTCCCGGGACCAAGGTTGTCGTACCAGGCGCAGCTGTCCCACATCTTGTTAGTCTCTTGGTTGCAGCAGTATTTGCGTTCCTGGATTTTGACCAAATTCCGAGTCTATTCCTCGACGTTGCAGACGGCGGTACTGCTTCCAGTCGGCGATCGCGCGACCTTTTTGGCGCTGCCGCTACACTGCCCTTTCATACACATTGGGGCTTCAGTCCAGCTGCATTGGTTGTAAAGATCCATGCTAAGACTTCCCGCTGGTGGTGCAGCGGGCGACCTGGTATTTCCTGTTGATGCAGTGCTTCTTAAGCAAGCCCACTACCAGGGTGTTCCCTTGGGACAGGTGGGATTGCATTTGCCGTTGCTGTGTTGATACCAGCCGTATGTGGGAGTGTGTCCCCTTCTGGAGGGCAGCAGAGCTCATGGACCCCGTCTGAGCAGTACGATCCGTCGACTATGTATTCGTTCTTGCGAGCCTCCTTGTCATTGCGCGTCATTTGGATCCAGTTCGCAGGGCACTATTTGCTACAGTTTGTCCACTCGCACTAAGCATGCTTGGTAACGGTTCGTGAGAAGGCCATCGTTCTCCTTTTCCCCAGAATTTGGCCGAAATCAAGATGAATTTGCGAGCAGCTGCTTTCCTGGTCGCCTTTAAGTAGGTCCCATCAGACACATTTCCAGATATGGCCCAGACCATGATACCGCTCATGCAATACTTTCGAGCGAAATCAGCCTTCATCTGGAACGTATCTTCGTCATCGTATGCAACCCCTACTGGTTGCTATCAAACGTAAGTATCTTAACGGCAGCTTCTTTACCTAGAACCGTTGCCTGTTCTCTTCATGAAATCAAGGATTTCAGATGGTAGCATGACACTGATCCCATTGCCGCACGGCTGGCGAGGAGCTCCAGACTCGTAGGTGCAGCCAGGGGAGAGGCATTTAGGGGCTATTGGCGGTGAATATACAACCATAGAAGCCGGTGCCGAGGAAAGTCTTGTTTGGATCAATGTTATTGCGCCAGAGGAGGTTCACAGCCTCCTCAATCTCGGTGGGTTTGGTGTGAGTAAGCGTTAAGATAAGGGCCGACCCATTTGTTATTTTTGTTCTACGTGCCATGGAGATCATAGCCCATGCTTATTACTTATTAGAAAAGTATTCTTCTATCCACTCTGGCGACTGAAAAAAGCGTAGGATCTTGTAGCTCATAAGCCCAGTCACAATGTCATTATATTCATCAGGGATAATGCATACTCGGAAGACATCGCTTAGGCCAAGGAGTCTGCAAAGGATTAAGTTTGTTTGCTTTTAGTAACAAACTTGCGGTTAGGGAATCACCAACACGGCGCAGACGACCCAAGAGCCCGGGGCGCTACCAACAGCTGTAGAATGCACAATTGATCCGCGAGGCTGTATTTAGATTAGCGGGCAGAAACTCTTAAGTAAATGCTTCTGAATTGTAATAAGAACGTAGAGCAGGCAGTATAGCGCATGGCTTAGGCCGCAAACAGTCGCATATCCATACAAAGACGTACAAGAGTGGAGAGATTTTCTCATATTTCAACCCAAGTACATATAAACGCCGCTCAAGGCTTGCGTCTACTCAAGCTTCGGGTGGACAACTTGAAAGCGCCAAACCACTGGTGTGTTGGGGAGAAAAGTTCCCTAAAATGATCATATTGGTAGTAAATAGAttaacgtcgggcacccacttttcgcccacccccccatttcgcccacccataaatgaggctatccccatcataaccaccaagttcaattaactattgacttcgtctagatgccaccacaatacagctttcagcttcactaggtaaatcagactcgctggattcatccgtgataccctctttttcgccagcctcaatttgagccttctggatgtccttgatattggcgaacttggtgtttgggtcgatctggactgtccttcttttccttgctgcattattggtgacttgggcctgcaggagctcaagattatgctgggcagttgccagcttataggactgctcgctgaagccttttttcacctttatgaaaaggaggcgttgagtactagcatcattatccagctctgtgaatagcttcaactggccagccagatccttcatcttccttggcgtcgaccatgccactgcagacgatacagaagcccatccttcagctcccctgccttccttgacttcctccttgcctccagactgccctttgcaggtctgatgagatgatgctgatggtgttggtgttgatgggagcagcagacgactcataaggggctttgccatagaaacaggccatagtccagtccatttccacccacttttaatgttctggatcgtcatccctgccagggcagccttataataacagcctaggaagttcctcttgcctacaacagtagagtcattccaatgactaaggtatccaagctccttcctataggctgcctttaatgggccaaagactgactgatcaagtggctggaggacatgggaggtatgtggtggtaagaacaatagatggatgttgtttatatagcagagccacataaagtccgtcgttgtatggctcccatgcccatccaagaccagcagtctaacctcctccttgccctgagggacagtctgagggatgaagaccttctgcagccattcaactgcagtggcatctgttgtccatccattctctgttgctgtaaactgccagccttcataagggccaagatccaaaggaaaccactgctgctggactgttatacccttatatataatgaggggatgcagtctgtggcccagggcagagatgcattcaataatagatacccatgcccttgatccaggctgtttcttgcgaacagacttcgtctcagacatgcccagcaccagcccattagatccttgcccctcaaggataccagtctcatccatgttgtatctgttggctggtttaatgctgatgatctctggcatggcgagatgcttgaaccagtccctgatgacctcagtagatgccccattaacacgtctagaatcgatagggcgacttctctggaccttgactgaaggattcctattcagaaaggctgttatccaacctttccctataggctctgtatcccccatagcatggaggatcctctctgcgaatagcttcacttgcagatgggttggagcaacaccaagggcatgctgaatgcgaatccattcagccaacttagcctcctgacctatagagagtctctgatggtcagcaaaggcaagttgccttggttggcagcccttgatgcgactgcgaagtgttgaacgtggcacaccccattcgattgatgctttccggagggactgcccattggcgactgcttccaaggcctgattgacctcatactcggtatatgcgctcataagggcaagaaaaaggtatgctgaaaaaatgaagccattcggataaaaactgtaaatgttgtgatggttagaaaaaggaggaggttggaggttaggtgtgctgatgagggatttatgggtgggcgaaatgggggggtgggcgaaaagtgggtgcccgacgttattGCCCACGGCGCGGGCCCGGCGGGCCCTCACCGGGCTTCCGCCGAGGTTACACGACTCCATTAGTAAGCAACAGCTCAAAAAGGGCTCGGACGGGCGAAAGTGCCTAGTTTACAGCAATTAGCCCCTATATTAGTAGCTTAGCCCGTTAGGCACCCTCCTCTTACAGAGGTTGTGAGGGGTTGTGAGGGGAAAAGGCTGTTCCTTTGTAGGGCGGAAAAGTCCTGTAGTCGTTGTCCAGCAGCACTACCGCCACTAGTCCATCTGATTTTCTTAGTACCTAACCTTGAACAGAAATCACCACTCCAACACCATCCCACAAACTTCCTCTCTCCAATAACTTCAACACAATGAATACATCAACGCCTCAAATGCCGCACTTTAGCAACGTAGTGCAACCTTACCTCGAAAACGGAGACAGGGATTACTTGGCGCAGGTTTTACAACACTGGAGTCCCGCAATCGACACAAGCCACCACATCGGTGAGGCCCTACACGAAGCCATATTGCAAAATGACGAGACTGCAGTCCGGATGATACTTGATGCTGGCGGGGACCCAAATGTGCAACAGAACGGTGATCCCGGTTTTACACCACTCTTGGCTGCTTCGCAATATGGCAGACTCGAGATCGCCAGTCTCTTTTGGTGACTAGTCGGTCCCAACGGACGCTTCTACCCTAGCAAAAGACCCAATCTCTCCTGTCTTCAGGTGGCTGCTCGAAATGGCCATGTGGAATTGGTAGCCTACTTACTGGACGTATGGAACGGCTGGACTGACGATGAGAAGCACCGGGCGGTATATGACGCTGCGTCGTCATGGTGTGATGACGTTGTGGCTTTGTTGTTAGCCAAGGTTGACTGCCCTCCCGATATCGTCCAAGGTGCTCTTGAAGAGGTGGTCAGAAGGAAGTTGATCCTACCTGAGGATCCCATGAAGCCACCTCCTAGAGCGGAGGACTACGTGTACCAACAGCGCGTAGTTCATCGACTCATCGATGCTGGTGCAAACCCAGACACAACGAACGGACGACCGCCCAACCAGCCTCTACTCCACACGGCCTGCCTATCAGTCGGTTGCATTGGCGCCATAAGAGGGCTTTTGGAGAAGGGAGGAAATGCCAATGCTCAAGACGCACGCGGCCGGAGCGCCCTCCAGTGTCTGGTGAGCAGACCGCCCATATCGACTGACGCGGTACGGATCCTTTTGCAGCACGGCGCATTGATCGAGATGACTGGTGAAGCTGGAGAGACACTTTTGCACCGCGTCGCACAAATTGGAACCGTTGAGCAGTTAAATCTGTTTGTCTCGTACTCTGATGATCCAGACACCGCCATTCGGTCGGTTACACTACACGGCGAATCACTTCTACATTACGCTGCAGCCGGAGGGCGAGAAGACGTGGTCGACTTCCTGCTCACTCGTGGTCTGGACGTCAATTTAGCTACTAGCAACGGCTGGACGCCATTGCTATGCGCTCTATCCCCGACGAATGCAAAGAGGCAACAGATTTTGTACCGCCTAGCAAACACCCTACTTCAGCGGGGTGCCAATGCCCACGTCGTGACGGCCGAAGGATGGACCCCGCTTCACGCTTTGGCAACGTGGCCTACCCCTTTCTCAGCCCGGGACCAAGAGGCGAGGAAAGCGGCTGCGCCGCTTGTCCAAGAGCTCatctcgggcggcgggcccGTTGATACCGAATCGATCGTTATCCAGAGCCCGTCTCTTGCCCCAAACAAGCTGCGGGATGTATGGGGGTTCCGCATGCAGAAGTTCGTTGAGGATCTTGCCATACCGATACGGGATCTGGAGGGCATGAGCGCCGATACTACACCGCTAATGTGGGCGATGCGAAGCAATGCGATAGATATCTTTGAGATGATCAGGGCGCATCTGGACTCAACCAGAGGCGATGGAGGCAACTAGCTAGTAAATTCGATGAATGTAACACCGAAGTTCCGGTGAAAGAGACATGTACTCATAGTATTCCCAAACCGAATCTACTTTCAAGCCCAAATATCACGCACATGGGCTGAGACCATCGAGGCACGCAAGAGACTTCACCGAATGAGAGCAATAGCTGCTCCGAATAAGCCTGGAAGTAGCAATCTGTGCATTGTTCATGCTGCAGTTACCCAACATCTACTACCAAGCCACAAACTATTATTCTCATCTAATTACTAATCGTCTAATTACTAAAACAACAACTTGAGTTTGAAACCTATGGCTGAAGGTGCGCAGTCATCACCAACATTTGTAGCATTGCAACCCACTCAAAACTTGCAACACTAGGGTCTGGGTTCCGGTATGCCAAAGAAGAAACCGGCTGCTTGGATCAGGAGTTTGACGTTGTAGTGTTTGGAAGCCCTGTGGAAGCTTAGCGTCAGCGAAAGCCAAGAAAACAGTAAATGGTCAAGGCCGCAGGCATAGTAAACAAACCAGGTCAGATAGGCACTTACACTCAATAGGAGCTCCAGCGCGCGCGAGCCCATGTAGCTGTCGTTAAACAATCGGTCGCCCCATTGTTGAAATTGCCGGTAAAAGACATCGTCCGATTCAGTCCCGGTGCCGATGGGGAGTTCAACATCGGCTCCAGGGTACCACAcggcctcttcttcttcacaaGTTAAACCATCTCGACTATTACGGCGTCCGTCCGTATTCTCGACTCGCCATGCCGTATTGCCCCGGACGTTGGATTCGTAGCCGTGGAAGACCTGAACCGATCGGATGCCGACGTGGGTGCGCCCATTGATGGTCCTCAGCCACTGTGTACCCTCGTCAATGTGCATGTGGAACACCACCCAGCGGTCTTGAGGGCCGCCATTCGCCATGTAGGGATCTCGGTATATGTCATTACCGCCGGCAACGCCGGGAGTCGGTCCTATCCAATAACGATCCATCTCGCAGTTCGTAGTCTTGCCTTGCAAAGTCCGAGTCAGGGAGGCCTCGAACTCGAGAGAACCTTTCACATTGGTGAACATGTCGCCCAGTACTGGGCGCAGAATCGTGGCCGGGCACGTCGGGTTCTCTATATGCTTCTCCATGAGCAGCTGGAACTCCTTGTTCTGATTTCCTCCAAAGGGATCATTGTCACTGCAGGGAACAATAACGGCCTTGGGAGACTTGCAACAGTACGCCCTGGCGCTGCTGAAGCACCCGTTCTTTTATGTTGCCAACCTTGGTAGCCAGCTTTATTTGGCTGCTGGTACAGCTGTCCTTGCAGATGAAGTTCTGTTTGAACCTAGACAGGCTCCCCGTCTTAACCTAATTGCACTTAGAAAACGCTGCTGGCTTGAGTTCCTGGCAGCAGTAGTGCTTTGTACTAGATACGAATGGCTGCTTGCCTCTAGCGGCTAGCTTTAATCAGAAGATCTTGTTTAGGTAGTTGCTAGGATAATCCTTATTGCATATTAGTGCCTCTCTAACCTACTAATACAACCTATAGGTAGAGGTAGA
This genomic interval carries:
- a CDS encoding Ankyrin repeat protein — translated: MNTSTPQMPHFSNVVQPYLENGDRDYLAQVLQHWSPAIDTSHHIGEALHEAILQNDETAVRMILDAGGDPNVQQNGDPVGPNGRFYPSKRPNLSCLQVAARNGHVELVAYLLDVWNGWTDDEKHRAVYDAASSWCDDVVALLLAKVDCPPDIVQGALEEVVRRKLILPEDPMKPPPRAEDYVYQQRVVHRLIDAGANPDTTNGRPPNQPLLHTACLSVGCIGAIRGLLEKGGNANAQDARGRSALQCLVSRPPISTDAVRILLQHGALIEMTGEAGETLLHRVAQIGTVEQLNLFVSYSDDPDTAIRSVTLHGESLLHYAAAGGREDVVDFLLTRGLDVNLATSNGWTPLLCALSPTNAKRQQILYRLANTLLQRGANAHVVTAEGWTPLHALATWPTPFSARDQEARKAAAPLVQELISGGGPVDTESIVIQSPSLAPNKLRDVWGFRMQKFVEDLAIPIRDLEGMSADTTPLMWAMRSNAIDIFEMIRAHLDSTRGDGGN
- a CDS encoding Ankyrin repeat domain protein, whose product is MSIQTLPDEIWLQIAEHLDSTPSIAALCRVNSRLCGILQRELFCDAIERDLPEITTTAAANGQLAVLKAAAAFGADLGRVRPVEPSIELLASFEQFGIDSFYSTTCWGTPLHIAARNGHMHVVKWLIEQGVNIDAPARYLCHCVSNQQSSQWTMTKKIFSRRIAWTPLHHALCGGNSEIARYLISSGASYSMMVPASSPSWPDLDFDVDDDDEDKEPEETFPVYCAPPQVREQKQKPPARWTTGIVRFFRRFVGSSTASTQCAS
- a CDS encoding Chitinase — protein: MEKHIENPTCPATILRPVLGDMFTNVKGSLEFEASLTRTLQGKTTNCEMDRYWIGPTPGVAGGNDIYRDPYMANGGPQDRWVVFHMHIDEGTQWLRTINGRTHVGIRSVQVFHGYESNVRGNTAWRVENTDGRRNSRDGLTCEEEEAVWYPGADVELPIGTGTESDDVFYRQFQQWGDRLFNDSYMGSRALELLLSCCKF